A window of Haliscomenobacter hydrossis DSM 1100 contains these coding sequences:
- a CDS encoding zinc-dependent metalloprotease, with product MKSIQISIIVALSLSFAILSAQPRPEFECATVMNSNASVGTSATCTPEFDRDYNNAPIINMYVNVHIWNSNENLADAVLVDRVRQLIRVCNETLDNMQLNFRNGPNGQPAPRVEDAKIRLKLYSETTNTADVNGGIWVYPTPRMWDLAFITTIPNDNSPAGFPEYVRRYNNVIDIMFVNFGTRILNGQRTASATGYTAAGEDYIVHADLNGAFEADAINGTTNEGDLIWRSVARALNHEIGHILGLAHTYECGYTQCLVDVDVNLECGSTCPNFSPCGGFNNGDRCPVTNAAVCLYGNSHNIMANSWSPNVITQCQWERAYENAINSNATFIRDCANVANLTLTTSPGVDYRATQMITSTSVIATNRDVTYQAPTIVMNSGFQVPLGTAFLASPSTFPCCDPPSSLYLPENEFSSMQVPIAEQKLGLKVFPIPFTDKLTIQATKMGMKIGQENLSLQLIDLNGRIVHTATMMAASSEITLNVSNIPPGQYFVKIMGKNANYTYRATKL from the coding sequence CATAATTGTTGCCCTATCATTAAGTTTTGCTATTCTAAGCGCACAACCGAGACCAGAATTTGAGTGTGCAACTGTAATGAATTCTAATGCCTCGGTTGGAACTTCTGCAACTTGTACACCAGAATTTGACAGAGATTACAACAATGCACCTATTATTAACATGTATGTCAACGTACACATTTGGAATTCCAATGAAAACTTAGCAGACGCTGTACTCGTGGATAGGGTACGTCAATTGATACGGGTATGCAATGAAACTTTAGATAATATGCAGCTAAACTTTCGAAATGGGCCGAATGGACAACCAGCACCTAGGGTAGAAGATGCCAAAATAAGGCTAAAATTGTATTCAGAAACAACCAATACAGCCGATGTGAATGGAGGAATATGGGTGTATCCTACTCCTAGAATGTGGGATTTAGCATTCATTACAACCATACCTAACGACAATTCTCCTGCAGGTTTTCCTGAATATGTAAGACGTTATAATAATGTTATTGACATAATGTTTGTCAATTTTGGCACTCGCATATTAAATGGGCAGCGAACTGCTTCTGCTACTGGATATACAGCTGCTGGCGAGGATTATATAGTTCATGCAGATTTAAATGGTGCTTTCGAGGCAGATGCTATAAATGGTACGACTAATGAGGGCGATTTAATTTGGAGGTCTGTTGCCAGGGCATTGAATCATGAAATTGGTCACATTCTTGGTTTAGCCCATACATATGAGTGCGGCTATACTCAATGTTTAGTAGATGTTGATGTAAACCTGGAATGTGGATCTACATGTCCAAATTTTAGTCCCTGTGGAGGATTTAATAATGGAGACAGATGTCCAGTTACAAATGCTGCTGTTTGTCTATATGGTAATTCTCACAATATCATGGCTAACAGTTGGTCACCAAATGTTATAACCCAATGCCAATGGGAACGTGCGTATGAAAATGCCATCAATTCAAACGCTACTTTTATCAGAGACTGTGCTAATGTTGCCAATCTTACATTAACGACAAGTCCAGGTGTGGATTATCGCGCTACCCAGATGATAACATCCACAAGTGTAATAGCTACCAATCGAGATGTAACTTACCAAGCTCCCACCATTGTAATGAACAGTGGATTCCAGGTTCCCCTTGGAACCGCATTTTTAGCATCTCCTTCTACTTTTCCTTGTTGTGACCCACCTAGTAGTCTTTATTTGCCGGAGAATGAATTTTCTTCTATGCAAGTACCCATAGCAGAACAAAAGTTAGGCCTTAAAGTCTTTCCGATACCGTTCACAGATAAACTTACCATCCAAGCTACAAAAATGGGCATGAAAATTGGGCAAGAAAATCTGAGTTTGCAATTGATTGACCTCAATGGTAGGATTGTACATACTGCTACGATGATGGCTGCATCCTCAGAAATCACGTTAAATGTTTCTAATATTCCACCCGGTCAATATTTTGTTAAAATAATGGGGAAAAATGCCAATTATACATACCGTGCGACAAAGCTGTAA
- a CDS encoding T9SS type A sorting domain-containing protein codes for MNEIKLYFYLLILTTIFLPGALTAQKWVSTHNRWYTVGSLQGERDLRFAYLFSDSIELNSRYYFTLYNTMDSTFQDLKTTNTLLREEKGIVYRLLDKVNYSEEIMYNFNLNRGDSITYKTFSGETVVQVVAVDTIELLDGSKRKRWSLSLKNRPSEGIRYWVAGIGATMGATFNPANMYVSDLASLSCYFFKGQYVYGQQSTCPNPFRPGPVSTQEIKELKGIQLIQNSGDGNILFRLEDPGKYSCKLYNALGGVVQSHTAVQGDNRLSLTELPKGIYFLQVYELESQKQKTLKVLRQ; via the coding sequence ATGAATGAGATCAAACTTTATTTCTACTTACTGATTTTGACGACCATTTTTTTGCCTGGTGCTTTAACGGCTCAAAAATGGGTTAGTACGCATAATCGTTGGTATACCGTTGGGTCACTTCAGGGTGAGCGAGACCTTCGTTTTGCTTATCTTTTCAGTGATTCAATTGAACTTAATAGTCGTTACTATTTTACACTTTACAATACTATGGATTCTACATTTCAGGATCTCAAAACTACAAACACCTTGCTTCGTGAAGAAAAAGGAATTGTTTATCGCTTGTTGGATAAAGTAAATTATTCTGAAGAAATTATGTATAACTTTAACTTAAATAGAGGGGATTCTATTACTTATAAAACTTTTTCAGGGGAAACGGTTGTCCAAGTTGTTGCTGTTGATACAATAGAATTACTGGATGGGAGTAAACGCAAACGCTGGTCACTGTCTTTGAAGAATAGACCATCAGAAGGAATTCGTTATTGGGTCGCAGGGATAGGTGCTACTATGGGGGCTACATTTAACCCCGCGAATATGTATGTTTCTGATTTAGCGAGCCTCTCTTGCTATTTTTTTAAGGGTCAATATGTATATGGACAGCAGAGTACTTGTCCAAATCCATTTAGACCCGGCCCCGTCAGCACCCAAGAAATCAAAGAGCTTAAAGGTATCCAACTCATTCAAAATAGCGGGGATGGCAATATTCTTTTCCGCTTGGAAGACCCCGGTAAGTATAGCTGCAAGTTATACAATGCGTTGGGTGGCGTCGTGCAATCACATACGGCAGTTCAAGGAGACAATCGACTATCGCTAACTGAATTACCAAAAGGGATTTATTTCCTCCAGGTTTACGAACTTGAAAGCCAAAAACAAAAAACCTTAAAAGTGCTTCGCCAATGA
- a CDS encoding helix-turn-helix domain-containing protein, which produces MTVPTFLKIRSEQVCNTIPFNESKPHVLRKKDCFYCLQEHQIDWIKIDLSAFYAHSKGYYDQDLFIKFQEECCFFQSLRSTVVLNKVFEEFCGLILDQSNGRLQVQEYINDLKISHQHLNKLCEKQLGFTLHNIIVRRNLLIIKMELINGNRSVKDICVNLGYSEPTNFSKFFKKHTGFTPSSYRNAFNVSKDLLRSTPPNDN; this is translated from the coding sequence ATGACTGTTCCCACTTTTCTTAAAATTCGCTCCGAGCAGGTGTGTAACACCATTCCATTCAACGAATCAAAGCCTCATGTTTTAAGAAAAAAAGATTGTTTCTATTGTTTGCAAGAACATCAAATAGACTGGATCAAGATTGATCTAAGTGCTTTTTACGCTCATTCAAAAGGATACTATGACCAGGATTTGTTCATAAAATTCCAAGAAGAATGCTGCTTTTTTCAAAGTTTAAGAAGTACTGTTGTTTTGAATAAAGTTTTCGAAGAATTTTGTGGTTTGATTTTAGATCAATCCAATGGTCGTTTGCAAGTGCAAGAGTATATCAATGACTTGAAGATCTCGCATCAACACCTTAATAAATTGTGTGAAAAACAATTAGGCTTTACCTTGCACAACATCATTGTCAGACGGAACTTGTTGATTATCAAAATGGAGTTGATCAATGGCAATCGTTCTGTTAAGGACATTTGTGTAAATCTTGGCTATTCTGAACCAACAAACTTTAGCAAATTTTTCAAAAAACACACTGGCTTTACACCCTCCAGCTACCGCAATGCATTCAATGTCTCTAAAGATTTACTGAGATCTACTCCCCCCAACGATAACTAG
- a CDS encoding UbiX family flavin prenyltransferase, producing the protein MATNVHKIVLAIGGSSGAIYAKLLMDRLLQIQDQWEKVGVVMSGNAQFNWEYELGNRDFQEYPFDFYDKNDFMAPFASGSARYGTMIVCPCSMGMLGRIASGISSDLSTRAADVILKERRKLILVLRETPYNLIHINNMKTITEAGGIICPATPSFYSKPASIEELSLTVVDRVLDLAGLNLPSYRWGE; encoded by the coding sequence ATGGCTACAAATGTACACAAAATAGTATTGGCAATTGGTGGTTCCAGTGGGGCTATTTACGCCAAATTGTTGATGGATCGCCTGCTGCAAATCCAGGATCAATGGGAAAAAGTGGGGGTGGTGATGAGCGGAAATGCGCAGTTCAACTGGGAATACGAGTTGGGCAACCGCGATTTCCAGGAGTATCCCTTTGATTTTTACGACAAAAATGACTTCATGGCGCCGTTTGCCTCCGGCTCGGCCCGTTATGGAACCATGATTGTTTGTCCTTGCTCCATGGGGATGCTCGGGCGGATTGCCAGTGGCATTTCTTCCGACCTGAGTACCCGCGCTGCCGATGTGATTTTGAAGGAACGCCGCAAGCTCATCCTGGTGCTGCGCGAAACCCCTTACAACCTTATCCACATCAATAACATGAAAACCATCACCGAAGCGGGCGGCATCATTTGCCCGGCCACACCTTCGTTTTATTCCAAACCCGCAAGCATCGAAGAATTGTCGCTTACGGTGGTGGATCGGGTGCTGGATTTGGCGGGACTGAATTTACCTAGTTATCGTTGGGGGGAGTAG
- a CDS encoding thioredoxin family protein, with amino-acid sequence MKKVLLGVFLIVGVAIALVAFSPLNKAKMNAKPVSTVGAIKWMTWQEAVEANKKVKKKIFIDCYTDWCGWCKKMDASTFTDPKVAEMMNKHFYAVKFNAEQKDNVTFGDHTFKYIASGSRGVHELAYSLLDGQLSYPSFVYLDDKFQRVTISPGYKTAEQILPELKFVGEEHYNGKTYEQFLKGAQ; translated from the coding sequence ATGAAAAAAGTTTTGTTGGGTGTGTTTTTAATTGTTGGGGTGGCAATTGCCCTGGTGGCTTTTTCTCCACTGAACAAAGCAAAAATGAACGCCAAACCGGTCTCTACCGTAGGGGCCATCAAGTGGATGACCTGGCAAGAGGCAGTGGAAGCCAATAAAAAAGTAAAGAAGAAAATTTTCATCGATTGCTATACGGACTGGTGTGGATGGTGCAAAAAAATGGATGCTTCCACCTTCACCGATCCCAAAGTGGCCGAGATGATGAACAAACATTTTTACGCGGTTAAGTTCAATGCCGAGCAAAAAGACAACGTTACTTTTGGCGATCATACCTTTAAATACATTGCCAGTGGCTCCCGGGGCGTACACGAATTGGCCTACTCCCTGCTGGACGGCCAGTTGAGCTATCCCTCGTTTGTGTACCTGGACGACAAGTTTCAACGGGTGACCATTTCTCCCGGCTACAAAACCGCTGAGCAAATCCTCCCCGAATTGAAATTTGTAGGTGAAGAACATTACAATGGTAAAACCTACGAGCAGTTCTTAAAGGGCGCCCAGTAA
- a CDS encoding SMUG2 DNA glycosylase family protein, whose translation MTVAQSISTHFLNLADHMPELPEGVEWLNPLGEIQESRTIFQIFLEKFYADFQPRHLIMGINPGRFGGGITNVAFTDPLHLEKELGIPSSFPKKSELSAHFVYQVINAYGGPKLFYDQFFVTSVCPFGFVKNGKNYNYYDEKPLQKAATPFIEYHLEALIERCNMNRDQCFCLGEGQNYTFLQQLNAQKGYFQKVVPLSHPRFIMQYKRKSVDLYVEKYLELLGAL comes from the coding sequence ATGACCGTTGCACAAAGCATTTCCACCCATTTTTTGAATCTCGCCGATCACATGCCCGAATTGCCTGAAGGGGTGGAATGGCTAAATCCGTTGGGTGAAATTCAGGAATCCAGAACTATTTTTCAAATTTTTTTAGAAAAATTCTATGCTGACTTTCAACCACGGCATCTGATCATGGGCATCAATCCCGGAAGATTTGGCGGCGGCATCACCAACGTGGCCTTCACCGACCCGCTCCATCTGGAAAAAGAATTGGGCATTCCCAGTTCATTTCCAAAAAAATCAGAATTGTCTGCACACTTTGTCTACCAGGTCATCAATGCCTATGGTGGTCCTAAACTTTTTTACGACCAGTTCTTCGTTACTTCGGTTTGTCCTTTTGGTTTTGTCAAAAACGGCAAGAACTACAACTACTATGACGAAAAACCACTACAAAAAGCTGCCACCCCTTTCATCGAATATCATTTAGAGGCGCTCATTGAGCGGTGCAACATGAATCGAGACCAGTGTTTTTGCCTGGGCGAAGGCCAAAACTATACTTTTCTCCAACAGCTCAATGCCCAAAAAGGGTACTTTCAAAAAGTTGTACCCCTCTCCCACCCCCGTTTCATCATGCAATACAAACGAAAGTCAGTGGATCTGTACGTAGAAAAATACCTTGAATTACTGGGCGCCCTTTAA
- a CDS encoding dienelactone hydrolase family protein: protein MFGSIINYLSSLLIPIVCFPLHNYAVSINETVSDSIPPSGWGLGVYNDLVDQIQAAQSIWPMANPGPSTQMAIKNVLNFSPANEMPQKVVSERKWESDSVAMEEVSWSVGYGPRTYAWVLKPVGVSGKLPAILALHDHGGYKFYGKEKIADAFGDLPDALVIHRREYYGGLAMANHLAKKGFLVLIHDTFLWGSRKFPLNNIPEQLIIESLALKKAPEQSAIGIAEYNTIAVEHENLVEKSCRMMGINLAGIIAYEDRVATHYLVSRPDVDSTRIGCIGFSGGGTRSAFLLATCPQVKAAAVVSMMSTYRGMLQSGHNGTWMCFPTGLSRIADYADVAASRAPQPLLVQYNTGDELFTAQGMEAAHQRISQHYRATGNEKAYRGQFYQGPHKFDREMQEAAIKWFKEVFAIK, encoded by the coding sequence ATGTTCGGATCAATAATCAATTATTTGAGCAGCTTGCTCATCCCAATTGTCTGTTTCCCTCTCCACAATTATGCCGTATCGATCAATGAAACGGTCAGCGACTCCATCCCACCCTCTGGATGGGGTTTGGGTGTTTACAACGATCTGGTCGACCAAATCCAAGCCGCTCAATCCATTTGGCCCATGGCCAATCCAGGGCCAAGTACCCAAATGGCCATCAAAAATGTCTTGAATTTTTCACCAGCAAATGAAATGCCCCAAAAAGTAGTCAGTGAACGCAAATGGGAGTCCGATAGTGTGGCGATGGAGGAGGTTTCCTGGTCGGTGGGCTACGGACCTCGTACGTATGCCTGGGTGTTAAAGCCGGTGGGGGTAAGTGGTAAGCTCCCCGCCATCCTGGCCCTGCACGATCATGGGGGGTATAAATTTTATGGCAAAGAAAAAATCGCCGATGCCTTTGGAGATTTACCCGATGCCCTGGTCATTCACCGCCGAGAATATTATGGCGGGTTAGCGATGGCCAATCATTTGGCAAAAAAAGGATTCCTGGTGCTGATTCACGATACTTTTTTGTGGGGGAGCCGCAAATTTCCACTCAACAACATTCCGGAACAATTGATAATAGAAAGTTTAGCACTGAAAAAAGCCCCGGAACAAAGCGCGATTGGCATCGCAGAATACAATACCATCGCAGTCGAACATGAAAATTTAGTGGAAAAGTCCTGCCGCATGATGGGCATTAATCTGGCGGGTATCATTGCTTATGAAGACCGGGTTGCTACCCATTATTTAGTCAGCCGGCCCGATGTAGACTCTACCCGCATCGGCTGCATCGGCTTTTCGGGAGGAGGTACGCGCTCCGCTTTTTTACTCGCTACCTGTCCCCAGGTTAAAGCCGCCGCAGTTGTATCCATGATGTCGACTTATCGCGGCATGTTACAAAGTGGACACAACGGAACCTGGATGTGTTTCCCCACGGGTTTATCCCGCATTGCTGATTACGCGGATGTGGCAGCAAGTCGGGCGCCCCAACCCTTATTGGTTCAATACAATACTGGAGATGAACTTTTTACGGCACAAGGTATGGAAGCTGCCCACCAACGCATCAGCCAACACTATCGGGCTACCGGAAACGAAAAAGCGTACCGTGGTCAATTTTACCAGGGGCCGCACAAATTTGATCGGGAAATGCAAGAAGCTGCAATCAAGTGGTTTAAGGAAGTATTTGCCATAAAATAA
- a CDS encoding bifunctional folylpolyglutamate synthase/dihydrofolate synthase yields MLYQQVLDYLYAQLPMYHRIGGAAFKKDLTNTHALLDFLGNPQQKFSTIHVGGTNGKGSTSHMLSAILQAKGLKTGLYVSPHYRDFRERIKVNGQYISRKYVIDFVEKMKPIIAEVQPSFFELTVAMAFDYFAKVKVEAAVIEVGLGGRLDSTNVIRPELSVITNISFDHMQFLGETLPEIASEKAGIIKTNVPVVIGETHPESAPVFLAKAQEEHAPIQFADQHYRAKLIGEDLYHTEFDVYQNEQLRYPALRCNLHGDYQVFNLQTVLQAVDCLPAAWGIDEKVIRTGLLDLKHLTRFMGRWQLLAQHPSIIADSAHNEAGLALAMNQLQKIPHRQLHLVIGVVKDKDLQKMIPLLPIDGIYYFAKPDIPRGLEATILQKAAAEQGRKGKAYTSVKNALKAARRKAQPEDVIYVGGSIFVLAEII; encoded by the coding sequence ATGCTCTACCAACAAGTCCTCGACTACCTCTACGCGCAGCTCCCCATGTACCACCGAATTGGAGGGGCAGCTTTCAAAAAAGACCTCACCAATACACATGCCCTCCTGGATTTTTTGGGCAATCCACAGCAAAAATTTTCGACGATACATGTTGGTGGCACCAATGGCAAGGGTTCTACTTCGCATATGCTGAGTGCCATTTTGCAAGCCAAGGGGTTAAAAACGGGTTTGTACGTATCTCCCCATTACCGCGATTTTCGCGAGCGCATCAAGGTCAACGGGCAGTACATTTCGCGCAAATATGTGATTGATTTTGTGGAAAAAATGAAACCCATCATCGCCGAAGTTCAACCTTCTTTTTTTGAACTCACCGTGGCGATGGCTTTTGACTATTTTGCCAAAGTAAAAGTAGAAGCCGCCGTCATTGAAGTAGGACTAGGCGGCAGGTTGGACAGTACCAATGTGATCAGACCCGAGCTAAGTGTCATCACCAACATCAGTTTTGACCACATGCAGTTTTTGGGCGAAACCCTGCCCGAAATTGCCAGCGAAAAGGCCGGAATCATCAAGACCAATGTCCCCGTTGTCATTGGCGAAACCCATCCTGAATCAGCTCCGGTATTCCTGGCTAAAGCCCAGGAAGAGCATGCGCCCATCCAGTTTGCCGATCAACATTACCGGGCCAAACTGATCGGGGAAGACCTCTATCATACCGAATTTGACGTCTATCAAAACGAGCAGCTTCGCTATCCTGCACTACGTTGTAATCTACACGGAGATTATCAAGTCTTCAACCTTCAGACGGTTTTGCAGGCGGTAGATTGCCTACCAGCAGCCTGGGGAATCGATGAAAAAGTAATCCGAACGGGTTTATTGGATTTGAAACACCTTACTCGCTTCATGGGCCGCTGGCAATTGCTGGCTCAACACCCCAGCATCATCGCCGACAGTGCCCATAACGAGGCAGGATTGGCACTAGCCATGAATCAATTGCAAAAAATTCCGCATCGGCAATTGCACCTGGTCATCGGGGTGGTGAAAGACAAAGACCTGCAAAAAATGATTCCACTCCTCCCGATTGATGGAATCTATTATTTTGCCAAACCGGATATCCCTCGGGGCCTGGAAGCCACAATCCTGCAAAAAGCAGCAGCCGAACAAGGGAGAAAAGGGAAGGCATATACTTCAGTCAAAAATGCCTTGAAAGCCGCCAGAAGAAAGGCGCAGCCAGAAGACGTCATTTACGTGGGAGGAAGTATATTTGTATTAGCAGAAATCATTTGA
- a CDS encoding cell envelope integrity protein TolA, whose amino-acid sequence MASLALSPDEQQRKRKAYITSSTVTGIVLILMILKFFHYPDPPPPPEGILVNLGLPDQGQGEDNTPGPLAPTPAPEKPQPEKPQPEIQKETKPVTKPVTTPVKEKPVVTTEDPNAVAIRERQEKERRDRAEADRVAREQEEARNRAEAERKRKEAEAKATKDEIGGLFGGGGKGSGKGNTGKPGNQGDPGGDPNSKNLEGITTGTGSVGGNLGNRNVLSAPKITDNSSLEGTVVIAVCVDSNGSVVSADYTQKGSTTSNSTLVNLAVNNAKKWKFSTGDVDRQCGTVTYRFKLQ is encoded by the coding sequence ATGGCTAGTCTAGCTTTAAGCCCAGATGAACAACAAAGAAAAAGGAAGGCCTACATCACCAGTAGTACGGTAACTGGAATTGTCCTGATCTTGATGATCTTGAAATTTTTCCATTATCCCGATCCCCCTCCTCCACCCGAAGGGATTTTGGTGAATTTGGGCTTGCCTGATCAAGGCCAAGGTGAAGACAACACCCCTGGCCCTCTGGCGCCTACGCCTGCACCGGAAAAGCCGCAGCCGGAAAAACCTCAACCGGAAATTCAAAAAGAAACCAAACCCGTAACTAAACCGGTTACCACACCCGTCAAAGAAAAACCGGTGGTTACCACCGAAGATCCCAATGCAGTAGCCATCCGGGAACGCCAGGAAAAAGAACGCCGAGACCGCGCCGAAGCCGATCGGGTAGCCCGTGAGCAGGAAGAAGCGCGCAACCGCGCCGAAGCGGAGCGCAAACGCAAAGAAGCCGAAGCCAAGGCAACCAAAGATGAAATTGGGGGCCTGTTTGGTGGTGGTGGAAAAGGCTCTGGCAAAGGCAATACCGGAAAACCCGGAAATCAAGGTGACCCCGGTGGAGACCCCAATTCAAAAAACCTGGAAGGTATTACCACCGGAACAGGATCGGTGGGAGGAAACCTGGGTAATCGCAACGTATTGTCTGCGCCAAAAATCACGGATAACTCCTCACTGGAAGGAACAGTCGTGATTGCCGTTTGTGTAGACTCCAACGGATCGGTCGTTTCAGCTGATTATACGCAAAAAGGCTCCACTACTTCCAATAGCACTTTGGTGAACCTGGCTGTCAACAATGCCAAAAAATGGAAGTTTTCAACTGGTGATGTTGATCGCCAGTGCGGTACGGTGACGTATCGGTTTAAGTTGCAATAG
- a CDS encoding ExbD/TolR family protein yields the protein MAEFNVSSLTDIIFLLLIFFMLTSGVVSPNALNLQLPGNSSVPSNSSKRTDEVRIETDGHFFLNGRATSLLLLEEEMKFRNSNAPQPYTFVIAPDPGTPVEHVVTIMDMALRLNLNAILSSEGKKQVNTPGEFKFNR from the coding sequence ATGGCCGAATTTAATGTCTCGTCTTTGACCGACATCATCTTCCTGCTGTTGATTTTTTTTATGCTTACCTCCGGAGTTGTTTCCCCCAACGCGCTAAATTTACAACTCCCCGGCAATTCTTCCGTGCCTTCAAATAGTTCTAAACGAACCGATGAAGTCAGAATTGAGACGGATGGCCATTTCTTTTTGAATGGACGCGCCACCTCTCTACTGCTGTTGGAAGAAGAGATGAAGTTTCGCAATAGCAATGCACCTCAACCTTACACCTTTGTCATCGCACCAGATCCCGGCACACCAGTAGAGCATGTGGTAACCATTATGGACATGGCCTTACGCCTCAACCTCAATGCGATTCTTTCTTCGGAAGGAAAAAAACAAGTCAATACACCTGGCGAGTTTAAATTTAATCGTTAA
- a CDS encoding ExbD/TolR family protein gives MPLKRRRKPNAEFSVASLTDIIFLLLIFFMLTANFVQVKPFELPESDSKTVAPTSIVIGISKNSDFYHDATLVQFQQLEEIIKAAFVKSNQNKDFTVTIVAEVGTPFEEVIEVMKIAGKLKVKSILATQPKPKS, from the coding sequence ATGCCGCTTAAACGTCGTCGAAAACCTAACGCAGAATTTAGTGTCGCGTCACTGACCGACATCATTTTTCTGCTGTTGATCTTCTTTATGCTCACGGCTAACTTTGTGCAGGTTAAACCTTTTGAACTGCCTGAATCAGATTCAAAAACGGTAGCGCCTACGTCCATCGTCATCGGAATCAGCAAAAACAGCGATTTTTATCACGATGCCACCTTGGTGCAATTCCAACAACTGGAGGAAATCATCAAAGCAGCCTTTGTTAAATCAAATCAGAACAAAGACTTTACTGTAACCATAGTCGCTGAGGTAGGTACACCTTTTGAAGAGGTCATTGAGGTAATGAAAATTGCGGGTAAGCTCAAGGTTAAATCCATATTAGCCACCCAACCAAAACCAAAGAGTTAA
- a CDS encoding MotA/TolQ/ExbB proton channel family protein: MFLKILLLQSTTADSLSTPKVGSQSMLDIILNSGTFGILIVLIQLILMFLAVYIFVERYLAIKKAGRIDQNFMNNIRMSVQSGNIPAARSLCQKTDTPVARMVEKGLQRIGKPLRDIDAAIENVGNIEIFKLEKNLANLASIAGAAPMLGFLGTVTGMILAFYQMSTAESITPSLLAGGIYQALLTTAFGLGVGIFALIGYNLLVANIDKIIYQMEQSTVDFMDFLQEPTA; encoded by the coding sequence ATGTTTTTGAAAATTTTGTTGTTACAATCGACTACCGCAGACTCCCTGTCGACCCCCAAAGTTGGTTCACAAAGTATGCTGGACATCATTCTGAACAGTGGCACCTTTGGTATCCTCATTGTTTTGATTCAATTGATCTTGATGTTTTTGGCCGTTTACATTTTTGTTGAACGTTACCTGGCCATCAAAAAAGCAGGACGTATTGACCAAAACTTCATGAACAACATCCGCATGAGTGTTCAATCCGGCAACATTCCTGCGGCACGGTCACTTTGCCAAAAAACGGATACGCCAGTGGCACGGATGGTAGAAAAAGGGCTACAACGCATCGGGAAACCTTTGCGTGATATTGATGCCGCCATTGAAAACGTAGGCAACATCGAAATTTTCAAATTGGAAAAAAACCTAGCTAACCTGGCCAGTATTGCTGGTGCGGCGCCAATGCTTGGCTTCTTGGGTACGGTTACGGGGATGATTTTGGCATTTTACCAAATGTCTACTGCTGAATCCATCACGCCATCACTCCTTGCAGGTGGTATTTACCAGGCCTTATTAACCACTGCATTTGGGTTGGGTGTTGGTATTTTTGCACTGATTGGTTACAACCTGCTGGTTGCCAACATTGATAAAATCATTTATCAAATGGAGCAATCTACCGTTGATTTTATGGATTTCCTTCAGGAGCCTACTGCATAA